A DNA window from Vigna unguiculata cultivar IT97K-499-35 chromosome 10, ASM411807v1, whole genome shotgun sequence contains the following coding sequences:
- the LOC114167044 gene encoding uncharacterized protein LOC114167044 codes for MAAIIGCYQFLTSAPRAKEWVKKKLIQLNLYEARVGEVENVVEKLKKKRDTIQHTVEEEERRHGRIIHVDVKEWIESVDKLILAYKDFHEDEICHKCAVFDFLDNGYLPKPGIRYRRSRKANDITKQANGLLQNAKFDILSYWSGPPSMAAFFSNLGYESYSSRNDIVKKITDEFQKPGVRMIGLHGLSGVGKTSLVKEVVKKALKDKMFEVVTMASVTKNPDIRKIQGQIVDMLGVVLEEESDIARAARIHQILNDENKSTLIILDDLWEEVNFNLLGIPCELEKDDGITNVKGKSVDVDILKNVSDGKSPVLDGSTSFRKGTLQGVDGSKNVNKGKSPILEGSISFRKGTLHGADDSKNINKGKSLSDADSVNVKKGEFFGGGLRNVNEGKSAIDGSDRVKIEKVVPQYKGCKVLMISEIKQVLLSQMEGKEECIFPVEVLKEKEAETLFKKKAGIGGKNSEYEKLAAQIASKCKGLPMTIVTTARALKNKSLSVWEETNRKLESKNLAGAPEFSTKLSYELLEDEELKHTFLLCARMDHDALIMDLVKYSIGFGFLQGINTARQTRDKVYTLVAKLKESGLLSDSYSSDHFTMPDVVRAAALSIAYKENHLFTMTKGKVDEWPDKLERYAAISLHHCDFIEEFPGRVNYPRLRVLQIVNNIPRPKIPKNFFKGVKELRVLVLIGIHLPLFDSSISSLHKLRMLCLEQCCMLDEELSIIGELKRLRILSFSGSDIKSLPNELNELKMLQIFDISNCSKLNKIPYGVISSLVSLEELYMRNTLIQWEDEEQTRQSQIALLSDLKHLNQLTTLDIHIPNVSYLPNKLYFDKLFSYKIVIGDLSSILEIDFKMPEKYETLKFLAVQLKNGYDIHSLKGIKMLFEGVENLFLELNTVPEKQNSVHEARNIVHDLFYRLNLKGFPYLKHLWIVNNSTIQSLIHPKDRQHPEKAFPKLESLCFYNLKMDEICSCKLSEPSFGKLKVIRIYLCGELKNVFPISVVGLLKVLETIEVSECNSLKEIINVGRQSNPENPELLTLPDLRYLKLQSLYEFIGFDVIPQVEGEERKLFYGKVGVSKLERLELSSIHIDIIWSVDQSSKRSSFENLTHLDVNGCWNLKYLMSSTMAKGLVNLQSLYVSECEKMSDIFLLEQDREKDIMGNIFPKLKNMKLRSMKSLSKIWNLKHPSDSFKKLDTLIIEECDKLENAMEGIFGSLCNLRVTNCRYMQAIFNISEQVGDVASNLQDVHLETLPKLELVWRMNNKDLVGIPKFKNLKRILVQDCDSLEYIFPFYVAKNLDNLESLVVCDCYELTKIVAESEVTNTDKARFNFPKLSTIKFSNMPTLTSFYPTVYDLSCPLNELSIELCNYLEPFNKRTEHAQRNHVHVFFPEEVINNLKSMQIESWHTKSPSSYMGKRNHRRDNLEELSLFRSMDTEILYSFLHRNPNLKSLSLNNCFFQKITSPKEDTEIENLGVVPSLKSLKLIDLPNLEEIGFEDIILDRLEFLILRNCSCMITVAPSSVSFTRLTHLEVVNCERLQSLMSASTAQSLVQLSTMKVVKCESLMEIVRKDGEKSDRVVFQQLKVLELVSLKKIKSFSVSDCDFEFPSLEKLVVSACYNMAKFSETVPSSPILQNIHVVHGKENKRFCWEGDINATIQKIFKEMKFFEGTEEMNLSEHQKLQETWQCRVGMQKQNSWFYSLKILKLENCEIQPCAIPSNILPYLRTLKELQVRGCNNVEVIFEMNGEEGIGSTFHLQKLILEKLPKLKDVWERNGKGTESFQNLKLVDVSECDNLEIVFPLSLAKNLKKLDELKIISCESLHEIVRKQEETIAMFVFPCLTTLTLGYLPDLIYFYPEPFTLECSTLNKLSVWNCPELELFGSGNRQSFFFDLKDIYNLEVLVLDWEHTLVLRTKLGEPMDNLKYLNHIQLYFDDEKEIPDLPIQILQKMPNLTKMTISECSCLEVFQTQIPEIVEKRVLTHLKILKLDNVSKLQSIGSEDSPWLNVICDSEKLQQLYVINCPDLKTLVHSTPSVTFTYVKEMYIDNCNELTYLFTLSSVNKLENLEHIEVTDCESMEAIVLKEEDDISEEIKLQKLKRVELNDLSSLECFYSGNDTLRLPSLMQVDIWICPKMEFFSRGDIYLNSSFKGIQASNVSSDDLVFHHDLNSSVQKVFLQQEFFQAVDKECFSNNLELQEELSWKIGLQNKWLANLETLKLQNCTLSYAIPSSILSLLKNLKELQVQDSDQVETIFDMNDDTEIMESESQLKILTLNGLSKLTRVWEKDSHRILIFRNLQEVVVSDCAKLQTLFPASLAKSLKDLKKLKIDSCENLQDFVEQEETTFATEKFVFPCLENLELNDLTHVTCPKNFILEFPSVKFLSVRDCDELGLFQSVYDPMGKGTSNNRLPLISDPKVISNLEKLTLDWKQILSLSLWFKSQKSSKGLTNLNSIDLFFGVDGNKMPMLPIEILKAPNLIELNINNCDSIQNFLAQNPKIGEEEMLRQLTILKLCNVSTTQFFELEHCSSLNIICERLHKLTVSQCPHLTTLGVHSMVSFSCLKEVNIYKCSNLKYIFTTSASKKLMNLEEIRVIECESLTEILAKEGEATFEAIKFERLHTIHLQSLTSLVCFYSGSDTLQLSSLKIVAIWNCPNMEIFSQGIESLMGITLSMDQQADDLPPPQDLNTRIKGISQRKEFFKTVDKQCFPDYVELQENLHCEFGLHNQWFGDLVSLKLQNCTMPYAIPSDIIALLKSLRELEVRDSTTIEVLFFMNDSESMEIASRLRILTIEGLPKLTRVWEKNKNGVLIFPNLQQIFVSNCEKLETLFHASMAKNLKRLKRIEIEYCAELREIVQKEEDIEEKFLLPCLEKLYLWTLPQLTCFYPQTFALECPALNELYVVECEELELFQSENSMGEGNSVNKPPLFSSLEVISNLKELELDWKQSLPLRSRFKSEKFTGVFKSINKIGLCLGTDQCEMPIVLDEIVLKAPNLIEMCIQIPNCNNSEVFLAQNPKIGEDGVLIQLRILEIIQVSAIMSILSENSSWLNPICEKVHELNVLKCPDVEAVGVHSTMSFSFLKKLVVSHCPQLQYLFTTSVAKKLVNLEEIAVLKCESLKEIVAKEGDEEERKVKGEDKYENEIIFMKLEKLMLGLLGKLESFYTGSCTLNFPSLRNVVVIQCLNTKILRHRDKVPPKFRVVIDKIRCKGDKKALITQQFEEEAS; via the exons ATGGCTGCTATAATAGGGTGTTATCAATTCCTTACATCGGCACCTCGTGCAAAGGAGTGggtaaaaaagaaattgattcaACTGAACTTGTATGAGGCAAGAGTTGGTGAAGTAGAAAATGTCGTGGAGAAGCTCAAGAAGAAGAGAGATACTATTCAGCACACAGTTGAAGAGGAAGAACGTCGACATGGAAGAATAATTCATGTTGATGTTAAAGAATGGATAGAAAGTGTGGATAAACTCATTCTCGCGTATAAGGATTTCCACGAGGATGAAATATGCCATAAATGCGCAGTGTTTGACTTTTTAGACAATGGTTACCTTCCGAAGCCAGGGATAAGGTATCGTCGAAGTAGAAAAGCAAATGATATAACAAAGCAGGCAAATGGATTGCTACAAAATGCAAAGTTTGACATTTTATCTTATTGGTCTGGCCCACCCTCCATGGCTGCCTTTTTTTCTAACCTTGGTTATGAAAGTTATTCATCAAGAAATGACATTGTGAAAAAGATTACTGATGAATTCCAGAAGCCAGGTGTTAGAATGATCGGGCTTCATGGGTTGAGTGGCGTTGGCAAGACCTCTTTAGTCAAAGAAGTTGTGAAGAAAGCCTTAAAAGATAAGATGTTCGAAGTAGTGACCATGGCAAGTGTGACAAAAAACCCTGACATAAGAAAAATCCAAGGACAAATTGTTGATATGTTAGGGGTTGTATTGGAGGAGGAAAGTGACATTGCAAGAGCTGCGAGGATACACCAGATATTGAATGATGAGAATAAAAGTACGCTCATAATCCTAGACGATCTTTGggaagaagtgaactttaaccTGTTGGGGATTCCATGTGAATTAGAGAAAGATGATGGCATAACCAATGTCAAAGGAAAATCAGTTGATGTTGATATTTTGAAGAATGTGAGTGATGGAAAATCCCCTGTCCTTGATGGTTCGACAAGTTTTAGAAAAGGGACGTTACAAGGTGTTGATGGCTCTAAGAATGTAAATAAAGGAAAATCCCCCATCCTTGAGGGTTCGATAAGTTTCAGAAAAGGAACGTTACACGGTGCTGACGATtctaagaatataaataaaggaaaatccTTAAGTGATGCTGACTCAGTGAATGTCAAGAAAGGAGAATTCTTTGGTGGTGGTTTAAGGAATGTAAATGAAGGAAAATCGGCCATTGATGGTTCTGATCgggtgaaaattgaaaaagttgttCCTCAGTACAAAGGGTGTAAGGTTTTGATGATTTCTGAAATCAAACAAGTGTTGTTAAGTCAAATGGAAGGGAAAGAAGAGTGTATTTTCCCTGTGGAGGTCTTAAAGGAGAAGGAAGCAGAGACATTGTTCAAGAAAAAGGCAGGAATAGGTGGCAAGAATTCTGAATATGAGAAATTAGCAGCTCAAATTGCCAGTAAGTGTAAAGGATTGCCAATGACAATAGTTACCACTGCAAGGGCGTTGAAAAATAAGAGCCTTTCTGTATGGGAGGAAACTAATCGAAAACTTGAATCTAAAAACTTAGCTGGAGCACCTGAATTTTCTACAAAGTTGAGTTATGAGCTTTTAGAAGATGAGGAACTCAAGCACACCTTCTTGCTTTGTGCTCGCATGGATCATGATGCATTGATTATGGACTTGGTTAAATACTCTATTGGTTTTGGTTTTCTTCAAGGAATCAACACAGCAAGGCAAACCAGAGACAAAGTGTATACATTGGTTGCAAAGCTAAAAGAGTCAGGTTTGTTATCTGATAGTTATTCAAGTGATCATTTCACCATGCCAGATGTTGTTCGTGCTGCAGCTTTGTCAATAGCATATAaggaaaatcatttatttacCATGACAAAGGGAAAAGTGGATGAGTGGCCCGATAAACTTGAAAGGTATGCTGCTATTTCCTTACATCATTGTGACTTCATTGAAGAGTTTCCTGGGAGAGTAAACTATCCAAGACTTAGAGTCCTTCAAATTGTCAATAATATTCCACGTCCAAAAATACCTAAAAACTTCTTTAAAGGAGTGAAAGAACTCAGAGTATTGGTATTGATTGGTATTCATCTTCCCCTCTTTGattcttcaatttcatctttGCATAAACTTAGAATGCTTTGTTTGGAGCAATGTTGCATGCTAGATGAGGAACTATCCATCATAGGAGAGCTGAAAAGGTTAAGAATTCTAAGTTTTTCAGGATCTGATATTAAAAGTTTGCCAAATGAGTTGAATGAGTTGAAAATGCTACAAATTTTTGACATAAGTAATTGCtctaaacttaacaaaattccATATGGTGTCATATCAAGCTTGGTAAGTCTGGAGGAGTTGTATATGAGAAATACCTTGATTCAATGGGAGGATGAAGAACAAACACGTCAAAGTCAAATAGCTCTTCTTTCTGATTTGAAACATTTGAATCAATTGACAACTCTAGACATACATATCCCAAATGTTTCCTATTTGCCAAACAAATTGTACTTTGACAAGTTATTTAGTTACAAGATTGTTATTGGAGATTTGAGTTCAATTTTAGAGATTGATTTCAAGATGCCAGAGAAATATGAAACATTGAAATTTTTGGCAGTTCAATTGAAAAATGGATATGACATTCATTCTCTGAAAGGGATCAAAATGCTGTTTGAAGGAGTTGAAAATTTGTTCTTAGAACTTAATACTGTCCCTGAAAAGCAAAATAGTGTCCATGAAGCCCGTAATATTGTCCACGACCTCTTTTATAGATTGAATTTAAAAGGATTTCCATATCTTAAACATTTGTGGATTGTAAATAATTCTACCATTCAATCACTCATACATCCAAAGGACAGGCAACACCCTGAGAAAGCTTTTCCAAAATTGGAGTCATTATGTTTCTATAATCTCAAGATGGATGAAATATGCTCATGTAAACTTTCAGAACCCTCCTTTGGTAAACTGAAAGTCATAAGAATCTATCTCTGTGGTGAATTGAAGAATGTCTTCCCAATTTCTGTTGTTGGACTCTTAAAAGTTCTTGAAACAATTGAAGTCTCTGAATGTAACTCCTTAAAGGAAATCATCAATGTGGGACGACAAAGCAACCCTGAAAATCCCGAGCTTCTTACACTTCCTGATTTACGCTATTTGAAGCTACAATCTTTGTATGAATTTATTGGGTTTGATGTCATTCCTCAGGTAGAAGGAGAGGAAAGAAAATTGTTCTACGGAAAG GTTGGAGTTTCAAAATTAGAGAGACTGGAGTTGTCCTCAATCCATATTGACATAATATGGAGTGTCGACCAATCTTCAAAAAGATCatcttttgaaaatttgacTCATTTGGACGTTAATGGTTGTTGgaatttaaagtatttgatgTCATCTACGATGGCCAAGGGTTTGGTGAATCTTCAAAGCCTTTATGTAAGTGAATGTGAGAAGATGAGTGACATCTTCCTTCTCGAACAAGATAGAGAGAAGGATATTATG GGTAACATCTttccaaaattgaaaaatatgaaacttcGCAGCATGAAGAGTCTGAGTAAGATATGGAATCTGAAACACCCTTCAGACTCCTTCAAAAAACTAGACACTCTAATCATTGAGGAATGTGACAAACTGGAAAATGCAATGGAGGGAATATTTGGAAGTCTATGCAACTTGAGAGTTACAAATTGCAGGTACATGCAAgcaatttttaatataagtgAGCAAGTTGGGGATGTAGCTAGTAACTTGCAAGATGTTCATTTGGAAACACTCCCAAAATTGGAGCTTGTATGGAGAATGAATAATAAAGACCTCGTAGGGATTCCCAAGTTTAAAAATCTGAAGAGGATATTGGTTCAAGATTGTGACAGCTTGGAGTATATATTTCCATTTTATGTAGCCAAGAATCTTGATAATCTTGAATCTCTTGTGGTTTGTGATTGCTATGAATTGACTAAAATTGTTGCGGAAAGCGAAGTTACCAACACAGATAAAGCCAGATTTAACTTTCCTAAACTAAGCACcatcaaattttcaaacatGCCAACACTTACGAGTTTTTACCCAACGGTTTATGATTTATCGTGTCCATTGAATGAGCTGTCTATTGAACTTTGTAACTATCTGGAACCATTCAACAAGAGAACTGAGCATGCACAAAGAAATCATGTACATGTATTCTTTCCTGAAGAG GTAATCAATAACTTGAAGTCCATGCAAATTGAGTCTTGGCATACAAAGTCACCAAGCAGTTATATGGGTAAAAGGAACCATCGAAGGGATAACTTAGAAGAGCTTTCCTTATTTAGATCAATGGATACTGAGATTTTATATTCTTTCCTACATAGAAATCCTAATCTGAAAAGTCTATCACTGAATAATTGTTTCTTTCAAAAGATAACTTCTCCAAAAGAAGATACTGAAATTGAAAACTTGGGAGTAGTTCCAAGTTTGAAAAGCTTGAAGTTAATAGACTTGCCGAATCTTGAAGAGATAGGCTTTGAAGACATAATTCTTGACAGGTTAGAGTTCTTGATTTTGAGGAACTGTTCTTGTATGATTACTGTAGCACCTTCTTCTGTATCTTTTACTCGCTTGACACATCTAGAAGTGGTCAATTGTGAACGATTGCAAAGTCTAATGTCAGCATCTACTGCACAAAGTTTGGTTCAGCTCAGCACCATGAAGGTAGTGAAATGTGAATCCCTGATGGAAATAGTAAGAAAAGATGGAGAAAAATCTGACAGAGTTGTTTTTCAACAATTGAAAGTCCTAGAGCTTGTTTCACTGAAGAAAATCAAAAGTTTCAGTGTCTCTGATTGTGACTTTGAATTCCCATCATTGGAGAAATTAGTGGTGAGTGCATGTTATAATATGGCTAAATTTTCTGAAACAGTCCCCAGCTcaccaattttacaaaatatacatGTTGTCCATGGAAAAGAGAACAAGCGATTTTGCTGGGAAGGAGACATAAATGCtacaatccaaaaaatattcaaGGAAATG AAATTTTTTGAAGGCACGGAGGAGATGAACCTTTCCGAACATCAAAAGCTACAAGAAACCTGGCAATGTAGAGTTGGTATGCAAAAGCAAAATAGTTGGTTTTatagtttgaaaattttgaagctTGAGAACTGTGAAATTCAACCATGTGCAATTCCATCTAATATTCTTCCCTATTTGAGGACCTTAAAAGAACTGCAAGTACGAGGTTGCAACAATGTAGAGGTCATTTTTGAGATGAATGGTGAAGAGGGTATTGGATCAACATTCCACCtgcaaaaattgattttagaaaaGCTACCAAAACTTAAGGATGTGTGGGAAAGAAACGGTAAAGGAACTGAGAGCTTTCAAAATCTGAAGCTAGTCGATGTCAGTGAATGTGACAACCTGGAAATTGTGTTTCCTTTGTCTTTGGCAAAAAATCTCAAGAAGCTTGACgaacttaaaataatatcttgTGAAAGTTTGCATGAAATTGTTAGGAAGCAAGAGGAGACAATAGCGATGTTTGTGTTCCCTTGCTTAACTACACTGACTCTTGGTTACCTGCCAGATCTCATTTACTTTTATCCAGAACCATTTACTTTGGAATGCTCTACGTTAAATAAATTATCCGTGTGGAATTGCCCAGAGTTGGAGCTATTTGGAAGTGGTAATAGACAATCCTTTTTCTTTGATCTAAAG GATATTTACAACCTTGAGGTGCTGGTACTTGACTGGGAACACACATTGGTGTTAAGGACAAAGTTGGGAGAACCTATGGACAAcctcaaatatttaaatcacATTCAGTTATACTTTGATGATGAGAAAGAAATACCTGATTTGCCCATTCAAATACTCCAGAAGATGcccaatttaacaaaaatgactatAAGCGAGTGCAGTTGCCTCGAAGTATTCCAAACTCAAAtccctgaaattgttgaaaaaaggGTGCTTACGCACTTGAAAATATTGAAACTCGATAATGTGTCAAAACTCCAGTCCATTGGGTCGGAGGACTCACCATGGTTAAACGTGATTTGTGATAGTGAAAAGCTCCAACAATTGTATGTTATCAATTGTCCTGATTTGAAAACATTAGTGCATTCTACTCCTTCTGTGACTTTCACGTATGTAAAAGAAATGTACATAGACAACTGTAATGAATTGACATATTTATTCACATTATCATCAGTGAACAAGTTAGAGAATCTTGAACATATAGAAGTCACTGACTGTGAATCAATGGAAGCAATAGTCTTGAAAGAAGAGGATGACATTTCAGAAGAGATCAAGTTGCAGAAGCTAAAGCGAGTAGAACTAAATGATTTATCAAGCTTGGAATGCTTTTATTCGGGCAATGACACTTTACGATTACCCTCCTTGATGCAAGTGGATATATGGATATGCCCCAAGATGGAGTTTTTCTCTCGTGGAGACATATACCTGAATTCTTCTTTTAAAGGAATTCAAGCTTCAAACGTCTCAAGTGATGACTTGGTCTTTCACCATGATCTTAACTCTTCAGTACAGAAGGTGTTCCTGCAACAG GAGTTTTTTCAAGCAGTGGACAAGGAGTGCTTTTCTAATAATCTTGAGCTACAAGAAGAATTGAGTTGGAAAATTGGTTTGCAAAACAAATGGTTGGCCAATTTGGAAACTTTAAAGTTGCAGAACTGCACGCTATCATATGCAATTCCATcttctattctttctcttttaaagAACTTAAAAGAGTTACAAGTACAAGATAGCGACCAAGTAGAGACAATTTTTGATATGAATGATGACACTGAGATTATGGAATCAGAATCCCAGTTGAAGATATTGACTTTAAATGGGCTATCAAAGTTGACACGTGTGTGGGAAAAGGACAGTCACAGAATTCTCATCTTTCGAAATCTACAGGAGGTTGTTGTTAGTGATTGTGCAAAGCTGCAAACTTTATTTCCTGCTTCCCTGGCAAAAAGTCTTAAGGATCTTAAGAAGCTCAAGATAGATTCCTGTGAAAATTTGCAAGACTTTGTTGAACAAGAAGAAACAACATTTGCAACAGAAAAGTTTGTGTTCCCTTGTCTAGAGAATTTGGAACTCAATGACTTGACCCATGTCACTTGTCCTAAAAATTTCATTCTGGAATTCCCCTCCGTAAAATTCTTATCTGTGAGGGATTGTGATGAGCTAGGGTTATTTCAAAGTGTATACGATCCCATGGGTAAGGGTACTTCAAACAACAGACTTCCTCTTATCTCAGATCCAAAG GTCATTTCCAACCTCGAGAAACTGACACTTGATTGGAAGCAAATTTTGTCATTAAGCTTATGGTTTAAGTCACAGAAATCTTCGAAAggtctcacaaatttaaacaGCATTGACTTGTTCTTTGGTGTTGATGGGAATAAAATGCCTATGTTGCCCATTGAAATACTCAAGGCACCAAATTTAATAGAACTGAATATAAACAATTGCGATAGTATCCAGAATTTCCTTGCTCAGAACCCTAAGATTGGTGAGGAGGAGATGCTAAGACAGTTAACAATATTGAAGCTATGCAATGTGTCCACTACACAGTTCTTCGAGTTAGAGCACTGCTCAAGCTTAAACATAATCTGTGAGAGGCTCCACAAATTAACTGTTTCCCAATGTCCCCATTTGACAACATTAGGAGTACATTCTATGGTGTCTTTCTCTTGTCTGAAAGAAGTGAATATATACAAATGTTCAAACTTGAAGTATATATTTACAACTTCAGCTTCCAAAAAGTTAATGAACCTTGAGGAGATTAGGGTCATCGAATGTGAATCACTGACAGAAATTCTGGCTAAAGAGGGAGAAGCAACTTTTGAAGCCATAAAATTTGAGCGACTCCACACCATTCATCTACAGTCTTTAACAAGTTTAGTATGCTTTTATTCTGGGAGTGACACTCTACAGTTATCATCTTTGAAAATTGTGGCAATATGGAACTGCCCCAACATGGAGATTTTCTCCCAAGGAATTGAATCCCTTATGGGAATTACGTTATCCATGGACCAGCAAGCGGACGATTTACCCCCTCCACAAGATCTTAACACCAGAATAAAAGGGATCTCACAACGAAAG GAGTTTTTCAAAACAGTAGACAAGCAGTGTTTTCCTGATTATGTTGAGCTACAAGAAAATCTACATTGTGAGTTTGGCCTGCATAACCAATGGTTCGGCGATTTGGTTAGTTTGAAGCTTCAGAACTGTACTATGCCATATGCAATTCCATCTGATATTATTGCTCTTCTAAAGAGCTTAAGAGAGTTGGAAGTACGGGATAGCACAACAATAGAGgtacttttttttatgaatgacAGTGAGAGTATGGAAATAGCATCCAGGTTGAGGATTTTGACCATAGAAGGGCTACCGAAGTTGACACGTGTTTgggaaaagaacaaaaatggaGTTCTCATCTTTCCAAATCTACAACAGATATTTGTTAGCAATTGTGAAAAATTGGAAACTCTATTTCATGCTTCCATGGCTAAAAATCTTAAAAGGCTCAAAAGAATTGAAATAGAATATTGTGCTGAGTTACGAGAAATtgtacaaaaagaagaagacatAGAAGAAAAGTTTTTGCTCCCTTGTTTAGAGAAGTTGTATCTTTGGACCTTGCCACAACTCACTTGCTTTTACCCTCAAACATTTGCTTTGGAATGCCCAGCCTTAAATGAATTATATGTAGTGGAGTGTGAAGAATTGGAATTGTTTCAAAGTGAAAATTCCATGGGTGAAGGTAATTCAGTTAACAAACCGCCTCTTTTTTCAAGTCTAGAG GTCATTTCCAACCTGAAAGAATTAGAACTTGACTGGAAACAAAGTCTGCCATTAAGATCAAGGTTTAAGTCTGAAAAATTTACAGGAGTCttcaaaagtataaataaaataggcCTATGCTTAGGCACTGATCAGTGTGAGATGCCTATAGTGCTCGATGAAATAGTCCTTAAAGCACCCAACTTAATCGAAATGTGTATTCAGATACCAAATTGCAATAATTCCGAGGTTTTCCTTGCTCAAAACCCCAAAATTGGTGAGGATGGGGTGCTCATACAGTTACGAATATTGGAAATAATCCAAGTATCGGCTATCATGTCCATTCTGTCAGAGAACTCATCATGGTTAAACCCAATCTGTGAGAAGGTTCATGAATTAAATGTCTTAAAGTGCCCTGATGTTGAAGCAGTTGGAGTACATTCTACAATGTCGTTCTCTTTTCTGAAAAAATTGGTAGTATCTCATTGTCCccaattacaatatttatttacaacttCAGTCGCCAAAAAGTTAGTGAATCTCGAAGAGATCGCAGTCTTAAAATGTGAATCGTTGAAAGAAATAGTGGCCAAAGAGGGAGATGAAGAGGAACGCAAAGTAAAAGGTGAAGATAAATATGAGAATGAGATTATATTCATGAAGCTTGAGAAGTTGATGCTTGGCTTATTAGGAAAATTAGAAAGCTTTTACACGGGGAGTTGCACTTTGAATTTCCCATCCTTGAGAAACGTGGTGGTCATCCAATGCCTGAACACCAAAATTCTCCGTCATCGTGATAAAGTGCCTCCAAAATTTAGGGTGGTAATAGATAAAATCCGTTGTAAAGGTGATAAAAAAGCTCTGATCACGCAACAGTTTGAGGAGGAGGCATCCTAA